gtttgctcgaatctttaaaattcggacaaatttttttttcatagaaccGGATTCCCCGGATTTAATTGGAAATTGGGTTGAAACCATAGCCAAAGCCTTACTCCACAAAAAGAGTTTTACCAATGGTCGGATTGAGACGGTAGGTCCATTAATTCGTGACAGATTCGCTTGAATGGCTGTGGACACGGGGCAACTAAAATCGAAGTTTGTAGGTGCAAACTCGAACTACCCATCTTACAACTTAAAATTTGACTACCAGTCTTAAAAATTCTCTgaataacttaaaatggttgtatctgcTTAAAACACActgtaaattatttaaattttctaggATTCCAGGCTATGAGTTCTGCCATACTCTAATGGAATAAAACTATGCCCCATCCCAGGTAttatcttggagccatctgctAAGTTTACGGTTTTAACACCATAtaatatgtaaaaataaataatactaAGTCTTAGAAATGTACATTAAAAATTCTCACCGGAAATAGGATATTTGCTAGGTATGGCGAAACCATCCCTTTTTCGTTCCTTTATATCGATCCATTCAAAATGTAAATATGAAAGTACCAGTCTTTCTTTAGAATAGTGAGTTTCCTCAACTAAAGCGCAAAGTCTTGTGAGCGAGGGGTTGTGAGCTTTCCAAAATCAGGTGGCTTAGgttagaacagacatctcagtcagtgtccgttattgttgttattgtaaaagTGTTTTGTACACCGAGGCTGCAGCCCGATGAAGGATTTCttcaggtcaatccggtacgtacaaccggctgccatgagattgcaacaatatggggttcatataaatgatatttgagagtagagcacgatccTGATATATTTTCGGAGCTAAGTGTTTCGGGGAACACCccactcccgaaaacacccctaaatcggtcatattgggttgcccaaaaagtaagtgcggatttttcatatagtcggcgttgacaaattttttcacagcttgtgactctgtaattgcattctttcttctgtcaattatcagctgttatttttagcttgctttggaaaaaaagtataaaagtatatatgattaaagttcattctaagttttattaaaaatgcatttactttcttttaaaaaaatccgcaattactttttgggcaacccaatatttagagaccatgtcaatgtggggctcaaatgaaaggtattgtggaGTTGATCACGAAATTTATACCCACATtcgggtctaccccttccctaaaacagcaattatttactcaccatcgcaatatggggcgcaaataaaggaattcgagagtagaatacgaatctgatatccaaatgtgggaccatgtatttggggcaccgccccttccccaacatgtccgtcatgacagtttattgtctgatcggaaaatatgctggcAGACTTCGACTTTTGTGAGGACTTCGAAGAAGAAGAGTATAGAACATTTGCTGTGTATGTGGCCcgtactggcagtcagaaggttctccactttaggttctaatgtaggggatttttaaagctatctggatgtttcaacggtagaaactagaaggcatcttccttctcctgttcctgtggtatcacattggacgaaaatgtctgagtgagtctgatggcagactgccacttaagccCTATCTAACCTAAGAACTAGAAAGAAGAAACTAGACGGCATCTTCCTTTTCCTgttcctttggtatcacaatggaagaaaatttttaagtgagtctgatggcagactgccactgaaacctaaccttatctaagatttcctttttttcatttcttatgCTATATTCATTCAAGAACAAAACTATGTCCAGTCCCCGACTTTGGGAATATCAACCGTGAGGCTTCATTTCGCTTGATAGTCTACTACCATTACCAAACTTTATTAAGTGCCTATTgtattcaaaattaaaatgtgtCCCCACTTGACCAGATTTAGCATGCAGAGTTCCCCCAGCCTGGGCACAACATTGGCGGCACAAATTCGAGTACAAAGTCTCATTTATTGTTTTGTGAAGAACGGACCAGCAATCAGTACTCCTTTTGGTTCTATGTGTCACAGCACTCGGTTGTGTATACAAATTCATCCTGAGCTTGCACTTTATCCACGCTAATGctttaactataatacacacacacacacaaccaaaactcgttgacaaatAGTGCGAAAagaattgtactcagctgttaacggtacactacctTGCAATTATGCCATGGGAGAGACAtattttgattttaatattattattttggCTCAGCGGATTTTTTGCAAATATCGGCGGCTAAATATAAGTCAACGAAAAAGGAGGCGGCAGGCCGCTGGCCGGCTTCGACTCGGCTTCTCTCTCTGATTTTAGCATTTACATGTGTATTTAACTTTCTCCCGTTACTCTTTCAAAGAATTGCCAATCATGATTTTCCCTTTTTCGTTACCAATCACTCTTTTGTTGCAAGGAGTTACCAAACATGTTCTTGTTTTGTTGTTGACAATCCTAATTTTCTtcttctctccctctctctctcttcctttcCAGATGATCCCACAACTGAACATGGCTCTTCGAGTGATGACACCGTCTCCTCATCATTCTTTGGAGCTAGACGCAGTGTACGCTATACCAGCAAACGAACCTCGGGCACATTTCGCGATTACATGCGTTCGCGTGCCATGAACATTGATGATCCCTCCCTGGAAGCCGACAACAATTCCGAAGAATATCCAAGCACCCTGAGTCACGATGATTCGCGAGAGAATATCTACTCAAGAACCATAGAACGCATGCATGGTGTCAAATGTGAGAGCGAACGTGACTCCGAGGAACACAGCGGCCTGGATACATCGTCGTCATCGGTGACGCGTTCCAATTCAAGGGCCAGCACGAAAAGTTCCAAAAGTTCTTCAAGCAAATCCAGTGATCTGAGTAATGCCTTGGAGGAGGATGATGGCATATTCTCACCCACACAAGATGAGGATTTTGAAGAGGAGGATGTAGTAAtgggaaaattgaaaattgttagAGGTAGAGCTTTGGAAGCTTTCTCGGAGGCTTCACCCAAACAAATCTATGAAACATCCACCGATGATTGGTATGCCAGTGCTTCCGATCAGGAAGAGACCATTACGCCAGGGGCTGCAAATGCCTCTAAATGCTATGGCCAGGGTGCAGTAAATCCAGTGCTGGAATGTGTCAATCAAATACTATTACAACAATCCATGGAAGGCATGGAGGATAGATCTCAGACACCCAAAAATTCTTTAacgacatcaacaacaacaacgacgacgacaacaacTTTACCTAGACGTAGTTCTTTAAGCGATCGTAGAAACAATCAGCGTAACAATAGCCGTGCTAGCGATGGTGCTGCCCCCAATTCAGGCAATGGTACTTTGACCCGCAAACGTGTACATTTCTCCACCAAAAATAGCATGGTACATGTGCCGCGCAACGATGAGACCGAAGACGAGGATGAGCAAGAGGCCCACGAAGCAATGGCCAATGTGATCTCAAATTATCAAATGAGCTCAGTGAGCTCCTCCTACATCAGCCATTCACCGGCCCTGATGGACAAAGAGGAGGAGGTGGAAACAGAGCGTTTGGAAATCTTCAATTACGAAAGTATTTACAGCAATGAATATGAGCCCATAGGCTCAGAAATGAATTCCTCCAATTTGTATGTGGACATGGAATCGACCACAGCTATGACCCCAAATGGCCAAAACGGTTGCGATAAAAGCACTGTAAGCGAGGCAGTTAAGGCCAGTAAACTGCCCCCAGCTTTGCCCCCCAAACCtgcaaatttattgaaatttaagaaatCCTTGCAACAATTGGATGAGGAGACTCATGATGAGCTAATTGAGTCTCATGAGGGTGAGGTTTTGGTGGAGCCCGACTATTGCTCCATATCCGAGGTCAATGTGGGCATTACCAGTGTTCAGATACGTGCCGATATACATCGAGCTCCTTTGTCAGAACGCGATTTGGAATCGGTGGTGGAAAATGACAATGATTTGGATGCGGCCACTGTGGTTTCCGAGGCCAATTCCCAAAAGACTGAAGAAATTGAAGAGATTTTCGCTGATATACCAAAGTTACCTAATGTGGCTGCCATTATAGCACCAAAATCTGCCCTAAAGCAAAACGAATATTTGGTTATGACTCCCAAGCAGGAGGCAGTTTCCAAAAAGCAGCCCGTAGGCATAATGGCCTTAGCATCACCCGGGGCTAAACAAAAGCCCGACCGCTCGGCCTTGAAATTGAATTTGTCCTCATTGAATGGTTGCCAGAATGGCTATATGGCCAGTCCCAAAATGGAAAACTCGCCAGTGCTGAGACAGCTAACAGCCTCGGGAAGTCCTAACAATTACCAACAGCCGCAATATAAGCGTAAACATATGCCAAATATTCTGCAAGAGATCAATAAACGCTTGAGTTTGCCCAACTCACCGGTTACACCACCCACTCCCAATAGCGTTAATAATAACAAAAGCGGCTCCAAATCTTCTGCCTCCGCCTCCGCCTCTTTGGAGGCCAATGAATCCCTTAACAGTCTGCCTTTACAGGCTGAATTTGACTGGTACAATTTAGATGTGGAATATGGTAAAAATTCTACACCCGGAGATCATGGGCCCAAGGTCTCGGATATGCTAGGCAATGGTGTTATGACCAATTCCCTATTGGCCGATATCAAAGAGGATGGCGAGAGTTTAATCAACACTGCCGATGAATACAATTTGGATGAGGAGTACTCTGATGATGAGAGGGATGATCTGGAAGATGGTGATAGGGCTCACAAAGAACGCTCGAACCAGCAACCCAATGAGGCCATCAATTGCATTCTAGTGGCCAATAATCATGCCAAGGCcaagaaaatcaaaaagaatttggccaattttgaaaaattcatagaaaacaCGACCATGGTGAATGGCGGCAAGTCTTCTTTGAATGCCTCCAaaagaaaaatctattttgccgGACCTTTTGTGTGATAAGAGAGAAAGAAACCTCTAATGAAGATTAGAAAAGttgcaaactttttttaaatttgtgagaagaaaaaaattaaatattcctttTGTAAAACTGAATTAtgaatttctcttaaattttaaattttttgttttgtaatttttatttttattccctaACTATAATTTGTagttatttgttttaaaaaaaattttcttttttaagatGGCAATCATTGAGCAATTTCATTAAGAACTAAAACCCCCACCCCACCCATAAATCTTCCTAGTATTTCTAAAATATTGTGTTTTTAGTTTCTAAGATATATGCCTAactttatatacatacatttatCCTCATATATAGGTCTTTCTATACCATATTGTATACACTCGAAAAAAATAcatctttaaattttattttaatttaaattaattttagctttagataaatttaaaaaattttaaaaatttttaaataaaaatcaaaaataaatatttcaaatgttagaaaattaaatatatgtttttttgtttttagacaaagtaataaaaaaaaaataaaggaggccatcgtagcgcagaggttagcatgtccgcctgaacgcctggtttcaaatactaacgagaacatcagaagaaattttttcagcgctggctatccccttctaatgctggcgacatttgtgaggtactatcccaggtgaaaacttctccccagaGATGTGTCACACTgagacacgccgttcggactagactctaaaaaggaagccccttatcactgagcttaaacttgaatcggaatgctcatggtcaaatttgcatttggtggGACAAGTCCTGAGCAGATTTTAACTTCAAAAAGGAAGCAAGAATTGATGATTTTTGAgaagatacaaccattttaagttattgggttgcccaaaaagtaattgcggatttttcatatagtcggcgttgacaaattttttcacagcttgtgactctgtaattgcattctttcttctgtcagttatcaactgttacttttagcttgctttagaaaaaaagtgtaaaaaagtatatttgattaaagttcattctaagttttattaaaaatgcatttactttcttttaaaaaatccgcaattactttttgggcaacccaatatataagaagaaTAGTCGGCCTTAAACTTTGATAGTCAAGTGCTCATTTTTATGCCACTAGCGATGCTGAACACTCAGACCATTAAGATCTTTATCTTAATGGTACGAATGGCTGAACTTCGGCTAAGTTAAATCGACATGCTCTTAGTAGATAGTTAACGCTCAAGGGAGTGCCAGAGAAAATCTAGTAAAGTgaacaatttttcatttctagagatgggtttctagcGGGTAAATACCCTATAAAGATGTCTAtcaaaacttcatcaaaatcagctacaacaagaaagagcgtgctaagttcgaccgggccgaatcttacatacccttcaccatggatcgcatttgtcgagttctttgcgcggtatatctttttaggcaaacaaagaatcatGAATAATaactttatgctattggagctatatcaaattatagtctgattcggaccataagaatgaattgaatgctgatcattgtagaagtcattgggtaaaatttcagttcattcggataagaattgcgccttgtaggggctcaagaagcaaaatcgggagatcggtatatatgggagctgtatcaagctatagatcaattcagaccatattacacatgtatgttgaaggtcatggaaggttatgtaccgatttgcgccatacttagcacatttattagaagtcataacaaaatacctcatgcaaaattttcggccaaatcggaatgagaattgcgccctccagcggctcaagaacccaagatccaagatcggtttatatggcagctacaccaagttattaaccgatttgcatcaaactcagcacagttgttggaagtgatactaaaacaccacgtgcaaagccaaatcggatatgaattgcaggagaagccgttgtacaaaatttcagcaaaattggacaataactgcgcccccGTAGAggttcaagatcccagatcggttcatatggcagctatatcaggttatgaaccgatttaaaccataattagcacagttgttgaaagtgataccaaaacaaacgttcaaaatgtcagtcaaattggacgagaatagcgccctctagaggctcaaaaagtcaagacccaagatcggtttatatggctgctatatcaaaacatggaccgatttggcccattaacaatcccaaccgacctacacttataaaaagtatttgtgcaaaatttcagctttactccttcgaaagtttgccaaaaacaatattaaatctactaacaaaatccctaattgtttcccATGCCATGACCCTAAGTGGGTTTTTACAAGACGTATTAACCCTACCTGGGTGTATaacaaacagctgagtacaatttttttcgcGAAGTctactatctgtcaacgagttttggtggTGTGTATGcgttatagttaagaaccatagcacacacgcgaactcaaaatcagagttgcactaatcactgatagtgcactaaatattttgttgttgggcaactgtgtTGTGTTCCCCACAGGGTCTTCTAAGGAAACCTAATTTTCCAGACAGGCAAAATAAAGCCAGCGATAGCAGTGTAGCCATAATGGACACATACTAAGGATAATCTGGGCACAGTGGTTCCACTTCTGATGGAGACATATAGCCATACAGTAACAAAGAGAGTGGGAAAGTTTGTCCAAACCTGGGAAAAATACCGGGAAGACCTTATCAATTCCACAAAGGAAAACAGATATGCAAGAATAAAACTGCACTAAATACTAAAAGGGATTGTAAGACACGAATGGGACATCTAGGCTACACAAATTGTTCTTTAAAGATTCCAGACTATCTTCCTGAGAAGGGA
The Stomoxys calcitrans chromosome 3, idStoCalc2.1, whole genome shotgun sequence genome window above contains:
- the LOC106088848 gene encoding uncharacterized protein LOC106088848, with product MFGLLNTTQIYGINPASTHSEHEHQQQQQNQQQQHNFQTHAHIAGSTTISSTSPIPNTIIAPQNHTSKGHRRTSSSISDTSGSSSSKFLSNLTSKSPTNFLEKFLKNDFLNTYDTLKNYRNFSASGAQNKRHSDPLQGQQSQQGFANTFNCLQGSYRHSFDGEFYEKTNVKKASKDLQELKGIVTPTSSTTNRDLHKSSEMTIKCSKNLLAVEPEVQGPATLQNYQKIPESEHDLLVDSLLVASSGASSGEFNSSSDTTTTTQSSSAGGNTSSFSTSSSNIYKRLSFGAIRNSQSSQKQEKNGENSQVQQQLEGITDHSVTLNLTTSLIPSFKVIDLHRSSSSNSSSGDCLSKRERKKGAMTPQPPKTPLSQLLNLSSNSPKSPQKSKSATEPSTPTTSTLTPNSSTSGTPASAQDKAQRRKLLQMLTAYEQQNKLLQRELAKEKRRRSEELACVVKSLLCFESKLKNDMKSFNQRLQDKDVEICRLVRQNRALRKKMCRLQEEASACTRDEGVVEDDEAENEADAKDLLEDCLVLEALQCINCRRQFYDIEVQENCTQTTLTMAGAGGNVSGGILKDVGGNRNIDDPTTEHGSSSDDTVSSSFFGARRSVRYTSKRTSGTFRDYMRSRAMNIDDPSLEADNNSEEYPSTLSHDDSRENIYSRTIERMHGVKCESERDSEEHSGLDTSSSSVTRSNSRASTKSSKSSSSKSSDLSNALEEDDGIFSPTQDEDFEEEDVVMGKLKIVRGRALEAFSEASPKQIYETSTDDWYASASDQEETITPGAANASKCYGQGAVNPVLECVNQILLQQSMEGMEDRSQTPKNSLTTSTTTTTTTTTLPRRSSLSDRRNNQRNNSRASDGAAPNSGNGTLTRKRVHFSTKNSMVHVPRNDETEDEDEQEAHEAMANVISNYQMSSVSSSYISHSPALMDKEEEVETERLEIFNYESIYSNEYEPIGSEMNSSNLYVDMESTTAMTPNGQNGCDKSTVSEAVKASKLPPALPPKPANLLKFKKSLQQLDEETHDELIESHEGEVLVEPDYCSISEVNVGITSVQIRADIHRAPLSERDLESVVENDNDLDAATVVSEANSQKTEEIEEIFADIPKLPNVAAIIAPKSALKQNEYLVMTPKQEAVSKKQPVGIMALASPGAKQKPDRSALKLNLSSLNGCQNGYMASPKMENSPVLRQLTASGSPNNYQQPQYKRKHMPNILQEINKRLSLPNSPVTPPTPNSVNNNKSGSKSSASASASLEANESLNSLPLQAEFDWYNLDVEYGKNSTPGDHGPKVSDMLGNGVMTNSLLADIKEDGESLINTADEYNLDEEYSDDERDDLEDGDRAHKERSNQQPNEAINCILVANNHAKAKKIKKNLANFEKFIENTTMVNGGKSSLNASKRKIYFAGPFV